Below is a window of Rhodoglobus vestalii DNA.
TCTTCCAAGACAACAAGCAGACCCTTGAGGTTCGCGTTCGCCGCTTGGAAACCGACTTCGCGTGGGCAGAACAGCCCCCGTCGCGGACCCGGCACTACGTGACGAACGTGCTGATCGACGACAGCGAAAAGACTGGCGAGTATGAGGTCACGTCGTACTGTCTGATCTACCGCAGCCGCGGCGACAGCATCGAACCGAACTTCGTGTCGGTTTTCCGTAAGGACCTTGTGCGTCGAGTTGGTGACAGCTATCAGATCGCTCGACGCTGGGCGGCAATTGACCAGGCGATCATCAACGCGCACAACCTGTCCATCTTCATCTGATCGGAGTACATCATGACTGAATCGAATCCTCGGCCCCAGGCCGAGAATCCAGACGAGGGTGAAGTTTTCGAGTTTCCTAAGGATGGCGGAAACGCGGGACCCATCGTCATTGCCAACGAGTTCGCCGACGTGGTTGTGCGCAAGGTTTCGACGCGCAACGGTATGCGCCTCGAATTGTGGTCCCCACGACGCGGAACCTGCGTGCGTTTCGATGCGGTGGCCCTCGACGTGCTCAGCTACCAAGAGCCCGAGTTCATTACGGAGCTTCTGGCGAGGAGCCCTGGCGCATGAGTAACTCCCTCGCAGGGTTGCATATCCTCGTCACCGGTGGCGGATCAGGTATCGCCCGAGCCGCAGCCGAGCGATATGACCGCGAGGGTGCGATCGTCACTGTGCTCAACCGTTCAGCGCCTGGTGCGGATGCCGTCCGAGAAGCGTCGGGCGGTCGGATCCGCACAATGGTTGGTGACGCGACAGATCCCGAAACTCTCAGCGCAGCAGTCGCCGCTGCCGCAGATGAGAACGGCAAGCTGCACAACCTCACGTGCGGAGTGGGTGCTTTTGACAACTATTCACGGGTAAGCGACCTCTCCCCAGCGGAGCTAATTGATGCTGCCGAGGAGATCTGGCGCATTAACGTGGGCGCGACTCTCCTTGCGGTAAACATCGCTGTTCCCGTGCTTCGAGAGGCATGCGGGTCGATCACTCTTACGCTGTCGGAGTCAGCATTCAACGCGATCGGTGGCGGCGTACTCTACGGCAGCTCAAAATGGGCTCTTCGTGGAATCGTCGATCATCTCGCCGCAGAGCTCGCGCCGGTTATCCGGGTTAATGGCGTCGCCCCGGGAGGAACCGGAGGCACCAAGTTTGGCGGTCTCTCCTCTCTCGGTCAGACAGTGACCGCAGACAAGGTCGAAGGCCGCGACGAGCGGATTGCTGCTGGCACGTTACTTGGCATAACGGCGATGCCCGAAGACCACAGCGGTGCCTACCGTTTTCTTGCCGATCCGGTCGACGCTCGAGTCGTCACAGGCGTCGTGATCCGCACTGACGGTGGCCGAAGACTTTAGCTCTCTCGGATCCACAGCAGTGCACCACTACTGTCCATATATTCGGGGCCCCGTCGTCCCACAGATACCAACCTAGAAATTGAGGAATGAAATGACTGAGAGTCTGATCCAGATCCGTAAGGTTTTTTCGCAGATCGAGGAGACTCGTTCTTCTGCAGGAAACACTGACGTTGGTGGCCCGGTGCGCAAGGTAGCTGTGTGCGCCGTGATCAAAAACCCGTTCGCCGGTCAAGGGTATGTCGAAGACCTTTCGGCCCTGGTAGAGGCGTCAGCCGAGATCGGAACAATGCTCGGGGAGCAGGCTGTGCTGCTGCTCGGGGCTCCGGTCGAGAGCTACGGCAAGGCGGGCCTCGTGGGAGCCGATGGTGAGCAGGAGCACGTTAATGCTGCCCTCACCTCTGTCTTCGGTAATGCTTTTCGCGAGGCAATGGGTGGAGGTGCTGCATGGATTACTTCGGTGACAAAGCCTGGTGTAGCCGGCACCGTCATTGATGTCCCCACCGCTTACAAGGACGATGTGTGGGTTCGCTCGCACTACGACTCGATGGAAGTTCGTGTGCCTGATGCGCCCCACTCCGATGAGCTCATTGTCATCGCCGCTGTGACTAACCGTGGTCGAATCAACGCCCGTGTTGGCGGCATGTCGATCGCTGAGGCTCAGGAGAAGCACCGATGAACGGCTCGCTCGCGGTAATAGGTGCTGGCACAATCCTCTCCGGAGACTGGCGCGCTCCGGTCATCGCAGATGCTGACACGATCGTTGTTCGCGACGGCAAGATTACCGCCGTCGGGATGCAGAGTGACTTGCAGGCCGAGGTCGATACCTCGAAATACGTTATCGACGCAGTCGGCACGACCGTTGCTCCTGGTCTGATCGATTCCCACTGCCATGTTGTTCTTGGCGATTACACGCCTCGCCAAAAGACCGTGGACTTCTTGGCTAGCTATGTTCACGGTGGAATCACGAGCATCGTATCTCCGGGCGAGATTCATGCGCCGGGTCGACCGAGCACGGCTTCTGGCGTCAAAGCTCTCGCCATCGCGGCCAAGGAGTGCTTCGACAATTTCCACCCGAACGGCATGACTGTTCACGCGGGTGCTGTGGTGTTGGAGCCAACGTTGCAGGAGAAAGATTTCGCCGAGCTGCAAGCAGCAGGTGTCCATCTCGCGAAATTTGGCTTCGGCCGGTATAGCGATCCCGCAGATGGCTTGGCACAAGTGACGTGGGCTAAACAGTACGGCATTACCGTTATGTGCCATTCGGGTGGAGCCAGCATTCCCGGAAGTAAGCCGATCACCCCCGATCACCTGATGCTTCTTGCCCCGCAGGTCTGCGGTCATATCAATGGTGGACCAACCTCTCTCGCCGAAGAGGGTGTTGATCGAATCATGGATGAGACGGATATGGCGTTGCAGCTCGTGCAAGCGGGCAACGTTCGCCAAGCGGTTCGTATTATCAACCGCGCGGTTGAAAAGGATGTCTTTGACCGTGTGGTCATTGGCTCGGATACCCCGACCGGCACCGGCGTCATGCCACTCGGCGTTATGAAGACAGTCGCCGAGCTCTCGTCTCTTTCCGACGTTGATCCTGGCATGGTATGGGCAGCAGCGACTGGTAATAACGCGAATATTTGGGACCTTCCTGCTGGCTTCATCGCCGTGGGGAGAGCTGCAGACATCGTGATCATTGATGCTCCATGGGGCTCGACCAAAGACGATGCGCTTGGTGCACTTTCGGTGGGCGACATTCCCGGGATCTCCGCGGTGATTACCGGCGGTATCGTGCGCACTTTGCGCAGCCGAAACACGCCTCAGGCCGCCCGCGCGGCAAAGGTCACTCCGCCAATAGAGCACCTCGAATCCTCGGGGCACTAACCGAACCGTTATCCGCACGAAAGGATGAAGAGAATGGCGTTCAAAGTTACGGTCGATCTAGACCTATGCCAAGGCTATGCCAACTGCCTCATCGAAGGTCCCGCACTTTTCGACATCGATGATGACACCAATAAGGCCATCGTTCTTGGAGGAGACGAACACGATGAAGCACTCCGCGCTCAGGCTGATGCGGCTACGCGTGGTTGTCCGGCTCGAGCCATCGTTGTTGAGGATGTCTAGTGGATCGCGTCGTGATCGTCGGAGGGTCGCTCGCCGGGGTTAACGCCGCAGAAGCACTTCGTGAGCACGGCTTCGAGGGAGATCTCACGCTGATCTCCGCAGAAGAGAGCTTGCCTTATGACAGGCCGCCCTTGTCTAAGCAGATGCTTCTCACGGACATGGCACCAGAACAATTGCTGCTCAAGGAGTCTGACTGGTACGAGAAGAACGGGCTCGACGTTGTTCTCGGGAATCCTGCGCGCGGCCTCGATCCGATAGCGCAACGCGTTGCGCTAAGCGATGGCACCGAACGTGAGTACGACGGTCTGGTTCTTGCTACTGGATCCGCGGTGCGTGAGCTTTCTGTGGTTCATGGAGAACCTAGGCTGCACGTGTTGCACTCGATGGATGATGCCATCAGGCTGAGAGCAGAGTTTGCTCCGGGAAAGCATTTGGTGCTTGTCGGCGGTGGCTTTATCGGTCTTGAGGTCGCGGCTGCTGCCCGGTGGCAGGGACTTGATGTCACGGTTATCGCGAGAGGACCGGCACCACTCTCACGAGTATTTGTCGGTGATATCGGGCGCTGGTACCAGGGCCTGCATGAACGCAATGGCGTGAACGTGCGGTGTGGCAGTGCGCTCGAGGCGATCGAATGGGGCATCAATGGTGCTGTTGTCACGTTAACAAATGGCAGCGTCATCAATGCCGACATTGTTGTTGCTGGTGTTGGCTCAACGCCTGCCGTTGAGTGGCTCGCAAACAGCGGGGTAGAAATCACTAATGGTCTTGCGTGCACTCCAGACTTGATGACCTCAGTGCCGAACGTTGTTGCTGCAGGAGACATCGTTAGTTGGCGCAATCCGATCTTCGATGAGGAGATGCGCGTCGAACATTGGACGAATGCTATTGATCAAGGTCGCCATGCTGCGGCCACGCTTCTCGGCAACCGGGATCCTTTCGCTTCGGTCCCATATTTTTGGACGGACCAGTTCGATACCAAGATGCGTTTCGTCGGTCGCACGACTGGTGCGGATCACACAAATATCGAAACTCTGTCAGACGACAAACTTGTCGCAACCTTTGGGCGCGACGGGGTGGTGATCGGTGCTGTCTGCATCGGCGCCCCACGCCAGCTCGCGAAATACAAAGTCGCGATTCAGAACCGCACACCTTGGGATGAAGCTGTCGAGGCCTCGCTCATTGCGGCACGTTAGTTCACTACGCACTGTAAGAAAACACTGAAGGAGATAGAAAATGTCTACTAGCAACAACGGCGACGCATTATCGCTTATCGAGCTATTCCCCCAAGACGAGGACTGGTCGCTGCAGACCATGCGTCTACTTTCGCAGGTCGCGGTAGGCGGGGCTGACCTCTTTGAGTGCGCTCGCACCGCAGGCCGCATCGGCACTGAGACTACTGACCCTGAGGTTTGGGAACGTGAGTGGACCCGCACTGCTACGGATGTCGCTGCAGAAGGCAATGCGGCACTCGAGCGTGGCGAGCACACGACAGCCCGTCGGGCGTTCCACCGGTCAATGAGCTACTGGCGTCACTCGGAGTTCTTCCTTGACTCGTTCGACCCTCGCCGTACTGTGGCGTACATGGAGGGCACCAAGAACTTCAAGAAGGCGGCAGAACTCTCGGGTGGCCTGATTGAACCAATCGCCGTTCCTTTCGAAGGAAAGGAAATGGAGGGCTACATTGTGCGCCCGGATAACTCCGGTGAAGCTCGCCCCACAGTGTTGTTCCTTGGCGGAGCGGATTCCTGGGCCGAAGAACTGTATTCGCTCGGCGGCACCGAATTTCCGGCGCGGGGAATGAACGTCGTGATGGTGGATACTCCGGGTCGCGGAAGCTCGTTGCGGTTCAAAGAGATGTATAGCCGCCCCGACTATGAGGTACCGGTTGCCGCGATCCTCGATTTCCTTGAGAAACGAAGCGATGTCGATGCAGATCGTTTCGGTCTCGCTGGAGTGAGTTTCGGCGGATACTACGCGCCACGGGCCGCGGCCTTCGAGCCACGCATTAAAGCGGTTGCTGCCTGGTGTGGCACGTGGAGCATCTTGACGGACTTTTACGAGTTCTACCCACCGCTGCAGAAGCAGTTGCAGTGGTTGACTGGCTCGAAGGATGACGCCGAGGCACGCGCCAAGCTCGCCGAGTTCACGCTCGACGGCATTGCCGACAAGCTGAAGATCCCCGTCTACGTAATGCACGGCACCGCCGACATCATTATGGACATCAAGGGAGCGGATCGCTTTGTCGAGGCGCTGACTTCTGACGATGTCACGGTAGATATTTATGACGGAGCCGGTTCGCTGCACTGCAGCTATGACTACATGTCAGTAGCTGGCGCACGACTGGGCGACTGGTTCCTGCACCGTATCTAGAGCAGTGAGGTGAGGCTGTGGCGGGTGTGATTACCCGACACAGCCTCGACCCCTATTGTGCTGAAATCGCGCACGTCGCGCACACCGCTGGCCTAACCCGCCGGCTTGTATGGCCAATTGACTGGAGCAGTCGCTGGGCACCCGGTGATTGATTCCGCAGATCTTGCTGACACACGAAGGGTCGTTTTTGATGGATCTCACAAAACTGACGAAGCAGTACATCGGTGGCCACTGGCGTGACGGGACCGCCAGCAAGCAATTGGTGGTCAGCAACCCCTTCAATGACGAGGCAATCGGAACATTCTCCATCGCCTCCAAGCAGGACATCGACGAAGCGTACGAGGCGGCGAAGGCTGCCCAGCCAGCGTGGGAGCTAATGACGGCTTATGCTCGTCGCGGCGTGTTTGAGAAGGCCGCTGAGATTGTGTTGCGCCGGCACGACGAGATCGCTGACCTGATCATCAAGGAGGTCGGAGGCACTGCGCTCAAGGCTGCTTTCGAGATCGGCCTGGTTGTGGAAGCGATCAAGGACGCCAGTACAACGGCTTTTAAAATCTACGGCAGCATCATTCCGTCTCCGGTGCCCGACACGGAGAACTTTGTTTACCGCAAGGCTCTTGGCGTTGTTGGCATCATCAGTCCATTCAACTTCCCGTTCTTTCTCGGCCTCAAGCCTGTTGTGGCGGCACTATCAACTGGCAACGGTGTGGTCTTGAAACCGCACGAAGAGACTCCGATCACCGGCGGAACGCTCTTGGCTGAGATTTTTGAAGAGGCCGGTCTGCCCGCGGGGCTTTTCAATGTCACGGTAACCGAGATTCCTGAGATCGGAGACTACTTTCTTGAGCACCCGATCCCCCGTGCCCACGTATTCACCGGTTCTGCCCCTGTTGGGCGACACGTAGCCGAGGTCTGTGCTCGCAACTTCAAAAAAGTGATTCTCGAGCTGGGCGGCAATAACGTCTTTATCGTGCGTGAGGATGCCGATATTGACTACGCGGTCGAGTCGGCAGTGTTTAGTCGCTTCACTCACCAGGGCCAGATTTGTATGTCAGCGAATAAAGTTCTGGTGCATTCTGCGGTCGCCCACGAGTTCCGCGAGAAGTTTGTGAAAAAGGTGTCGTCGCTGAAGACTGGCGATCCCGCGGATCCCTCCACGATCATTGGGCCGCTCATTAACCAGCGTGAAGTTCAGAACCTCCAGACTCGCATTGACGCCGCTCTCGCAAATGGGGCTACGGCACTGTTCCGGGGAGAAACCGTCGGCAACGTCCTCGGCCCGGTTGTGCTCGACAATGTCAGCATGTCGGATGCTGTGGCTCAGGATGAACTCTTCGGCCCGGTGATCGTCTTCATGGAGTTCGATTCGGATGATGAGGCGATCGAGATCGCGAACAGCACCAATTACGGTCTCAGTGGCGCGCTTCACACCCGTGATTTAGCCAAGGGTATGCAAATGGCACGCCGAATCGATACCGGGATGGTGCATATCAACGATTCAACGATTGCTGATGAGCCACTCGTGCCGTTCGGCGGGGAGAAGCACTCCGGTATGGGGCGACTGAGCGGCCAGGCAACAATCGACGAACTCACTACCCAGCAGTGGATCTCCGTTAATCACGGCCAGACTCGCTACCCCTACTAACGGTCACAATTGTCGCGAGTTCAGTTCAACTGTTTCCAAGGACCGCAATGCCGTGGGTGATAGCCCGGGTTCTAGTTCGAAGTGCAACACGGTGTTGTGGTCTGGTTTGAGGATAGTTCTTGGAAGACTTCGTTTGGGGTTGCCCAGCCGAGTATTTTGCGTGGCCGGTTGTTGATCTCGGTGGTGTATTCGTCGAGTTCTGTCTGGGTGAGGTCAGCGAAGCTGGTGCCTTTGGGGAGGTAGCGGCGGATACGACCGTTGAAGTGCTCGTTCGTGCCCCGCTGGTAAGCCGAATATGGGTCAGCGAAATACGTCGGGATGCCGAGGGTGTCAGCAAGTCGGTAGTGGTAGGCGAACTCGCTGCCGTTGTCAGCAGTCACCGATCTGGCGGCGTGGGCGGGAATGGAGGTGAAGATTGTTAGTTGCGCATCTAGTGTGGCTTGCGCGGTGATCGCGGTGATCGCGGGGATCGTCACCGCGATGAGGTGCTGGGATTGGCGTTCCACGTTGGTGTGCAGACCGCCGGTGCCGTGGGCCCCAAGGAAATTGTCAGCTTCCCAATGCCCGAACTGGTCACGGTCCTCGATCCCAGCGGGACGAGCATGGATTGAGGTACGCCACTTGATCCGCTGGGAATGCACTCGTCTGCCCTGTCGCTTCCTGCGTTTGCGGTGCCCACGGGTCAAATATTGCCGAAGTTGACGGTGTGATTGTGCTGGCAGATAGATCCATGAATACACCGTCTCTGCACTGACTCGCATCCGTAGATCGTCAGGGAACTCGGAGGGTAAACGGCCCGCGGTCTCCTGGGGTGTCCACCGGAGACGCAACGCTGAAATCACCCAGTCCACCAGCTGGTCCTAGCCCATCCGGTATGGCTGATGCGAACGGGCTCTGCGCGTGTCTGCCTGGAGTTGGGCCTGAGTCCCGAGGTAGAGACGTTGATGTGGGCCACGTGTGTCGAGCCTGTTGCGCAGGTACGGACGCAAGTTCGCATGATAATGTTCTGGCTGCCACGAACCGCGCCGTAGCTCGCGGGTGATCGTGGAACGGTGAACCCCTAAACGGCGAGCAATCGCCGACCGACTGACACCACCTTCCCAGAGGCGTTGGACCTCGAAGCGGTCATCGATCATCAAATGTCTGTAATGTGCGGTCAAGGAAGTGCAACCCTTCTCGGAGTGATCTCAATAACCACAACTTAGACGGTGTTGCACTTCCGCTTAGAACTCGGGTAAGTTTTACAGACTATCGATTAACGAAGACTCGCGCGGGGATTATGGCTCCGAAATGGCCTCTTCTGCGCACCGCGGCAGGGTTCGTGTTTGGCGCGACCACCGAGAAGAGGCAGCCAACTCATGAAAATGTTCAACGCGTCAATCCTCCGGATCGCACAATATCGTCCGTGCCGATCGATCGTCTCAGAGGCGGGATGGGATCTTACTTGAGCACCGAGACCAACCCCCAATTGACAGCAACCGCTGAACAGGATACGGGTCCGATCGCCCCGGAAGACATTGTCGCCATTGACTTCCACACGCATGTCTTGCGTGCGACATCCGGCATGGTCGGACCGTCGGCGCATGAGGAATCACTGAGAGCGCTTTTCGGATTCGGAGAGTTGCCTGACCTCCGTCAGATGGCGCGCGAGTACCGGGCGCGCCGCATGGCCTTCGTTGTCTTCGATGTCGATGACTTTGCCTCGACCGGCCAAGAGAAGGCCGTCAGTGATCGTGAGATTGCGCGCATCGCCCTTGAGTTTCCGGACGTCATCATTCCTTTCGGTTCTGTTGATCCCAATCGAGGCGCACAGGCGGTGGTGGAAGCCGCAGAACTCGTCGACGAGCACAATATTCGGGGTTTCAAATTCCATCCGACACAACAACGGTTTTACCCGTCTGACAAAGAGTTCTATCCACTTTACGAGGAACTCGAAAGCCGGGGCGTGCCTGCTTTGTTCCACAGCGGCGTGACCGGTGTAGGTCGAGGCGAACCAGGCGGTGCCGGGATGCGGTTGAAGTACTCGAACCCGATCTATCTCGACGATATTGCGGTGGATTTTCCTGCCCTGAAGATCGTTATCGCGCACCCCTCGTTTCCTTGGCAGGATGAAGCGATTGCGATTGCACAACACAAACCGAACGTCTTTATTGACCTTTCTGGGTGGTCACCAAAATACTTCCCAGAGAACCTGATCAAACAGATTAATGGTCCGCTTAGCGGAAAGGTGCTGTTCGGTTCTGACTATCCAGCGCTAACGCCGGAGCGATGGATGACTGACTTCGAGGCGCTCTCCATCAAAGACGCAATTCGACCATTGGTATATCGCAGGAACGCTGAAAAACTGCTCGGCTGGCCCGAGAACTAAGCCCTGCC
It encodes the following:
- a CDS encoding aromatic-ring-hydroxylating dioxygenase subunit beta, whose protein sequence is MTALSTVDRAIQEDIKEFIAREALAVDERRFRDWLDFLAEDITYDVPLRVVREGLAEWELSPTGRIFQDNKQTLEVRVRRLETDFAWAEQPPSRTRHYVTNVLIDDSEKTGEYEVTSYCLIYRSRGDSIEPNFVSVFRKDLVRRVGDSYQIARRWAAIDQAIINAHNLSIFI
- a CDS encoding SDR family NAD(P)-dependent oxidoreductase encodes the protein MSNSLAGLHILVTGGGSGIARAAAERYDREGAIVTVLNRSAPGADAVREASGGRIRTMVGDATDPETLSAAVAAAADENGKLHNLTCGVGAFDNYSRVSDLSPAELIDAAEEIWRINVGATLLAVNIAVPVLREACGSITLTLSESAFNAIGGGVLYGSSKWALRGIVDHLAAELAPVIRVNGVAPGGTGGTKFGGLSSLGQTVTADKVEGRDERIAAGTLLGITAMPEDHSGAYRFLADPVDARVVTGVVIRTDGGRRL
- a CDS encoding amino acid synthesis family protein; its protein translation is MTESLIQIRKVFSQIEETRSSAGNTDVGGPVRKVAVCAVIKNPFAGQGYVEDLSALVEASAEIGTMLGEQAVLLLGAPVESYGKAGLVGADGEQEHVNAALTSVFGNAFREAMGGGAAWITSVTKPGVAGTVIDVPTAYKDDVWVRSHYDSMEVRVPDAPHSDELIVIAAVTNRGRINARVGGMSIAEAQEKHR
- a CDS encoding amidohydrolase family protein, which produces MNGSLAVIGAGTILSGDWRAPVIADADTIVVRDGKITAVGMQSDLQAEVDTSKYVIDAVGTTVAPGLIDSHCHVVLGDYTPRQKTVDFLASYVHGGITSIVSPGEIHAPGRPSTASGVKALAIAAKECFDNFHPNGMTVHAGAVVLEPTLQEKDFAELQAAGVHLAKFGFGRYSDPADGLAQVTWAKQYGITVMCHSGGASIPGSKPITPDHLMLLAPQVCGHINGGPTSLAEEGVDRIMDETDMALQLVQAGNVRQAVRIINRAVEKDVFDRVVIGSDTPTGTGVMPLGVMKTVAELSSLSDVDPGMVWAAATGNNANIWDLPAGFIAVGRAADIVIIDAPWGSTKDDALGALSVGDIPGISAVITGGIVRTLRSRNTPQAARAAKVTPPIEHLESSGH
- a CDS encoding ferredoxin, with product MAFKVTVDLDLCQGYANCLIEGPALFDIDDDTNKAIVLGGDEHDEALRAQADAATRGCPARAIVVEDV
- a CDS encoding NAD(P)/FAD-dependent oxidoreductase, which gives rise to MDRVVIVGGSLAGVNAAEALREHGFEGDLTLISAEESLPYDRPPLSKQMLLTDMAPEQLLLKESDWYEKNGLDVVLGNPARGLDPIAQRVALSDGTEREYDGLVLATGSAVRELSVVHGEPRLHVLHSMDDAIRLRAEFAPGKHLVLVGGGFIGLEVAAAARWQGLDVTVIARGPAPLSRVFVGDIGRWYQGLHERNGVNVRCGSALEAIEWGINGAVVTLTNGSVINADIVVAGVGSTPAVEWLANSGVEITNGLACTPDLMTSVPNVVAAGDIVSWRNPIFDEEMRVEHWTNAIDQGRHAAATLLGNRDPFASVPYFWTDQFDTKMRFVGRTTGADHTNIETLSDDKLVATFGRDGVVIGAVCIGAPRQLAKYKVAIQNRTPWDEAVEASLIAAR
- a CDS encoding alpha/beta hydrolase family protein, producing MSTSNNGDALSLIELFPQDEDWSLQTMRLLSQVAVGGADLFECARTAGRIGTETTDPEVWEREWTRTATDVAAEGNAALERGEHTTARRAFHRSMSYWRHSEFFLDSFDPRRTVAYMEGTKNFKKAAELSGGLIEPIAVPFEGKEMEGYIVRPDNSGEARPTVLFLGGADSWAEELYSLGGTEFPARGMNVVMVDTPGRGSSLRFKEMYSRPDYEVPVAAILDFLEKRSDVDADRFGLAGVSFGGYYAPRAAAFEPRIKAVAAWCGTWSILTDFYEFYPPLQKQLQWLTGSKDDAEARAKLAEFTLDGIADKLKIPVYVMHGTADIIMDIKGADRFVEALTSDDVTVDIYDGAGSLHCSYDYMSVAGARLGDWFLHRI
- a CDS encoding aldehyde dehydrogenase family protein → MDLTKLTKQYIGGHWRDGTASKQLVVSNPFNDEAIGTFSIASKQDIDEAYEAAKAAQPAWELMTAYARRGVFEKAAEIVLRRHDEIADLIIKEVGGTALKAAFEIGLVVEAIKDASTTAFKIYGSIIPSPVPDTENFVYRKALGVVGIISPFNFPFFLGLKPVVAALSTGNGVVLKPHEETPITGGTLLAEIFEEAGLPAGLFNVTVTEIPEIGDYFLEHPIPRAHVFTGSAPVGRHVAEVCARNFKKVILELGGNNVFIVREDADIDYAVESAVFSRFTHQGQICMSANKVLVHSAVAHEFREKFVKKVSSLKTGDPADPSTIIGPLINQREVQNLQTRIDAALANGATALFRGETVGNVLGPVVLDNVSMSDAVAQDELFGPVIVFMEFDSDDEAIEIANSTNYGLSGALHTRDLAKGMQMARRIDTGMVHINDSTIADEPLVPFGGEKHSGMGRLSGQATIDELTTQQWISVNHGQTRYPY
- a CDS encoding amidohydrolase family protein produces the protein MFGATTEKRQPTHENVQRVNPPDRTISSVPIDRLRGGMGSYLSTETNPQLTATAEQDTGPIAPEDIVAIDFHTHVLRATSGMVGPSAHEESLRALFGFGELPDLRQMAREYRARRMAFVVFDVDDFASTGQEKAVSDREIARIALEFPDVIIPFGSVDPNRGAQAVVEAAELVDEHNIRGFKFHPTQQRFYPSDKEFYPLYEELESRGVPALFHSGVTGVGRGEPGGAGMRLKYSNPIYLDDIAVDFPALKIVIAHPSFPWQDEAIAIAQHKPNVFIDLSGWSPKYFPENLIKQINGPLSGKVLFGSDYPALTPERWMTDFEALSIKDAIRPLVYRRNAEKLLGWPEN